A portion of the Camelus ferus isolate YT-003-E chromosome 16, BCGSAC_Cfer_1.0, whole genome shotgun sequence genome contains these proteins:
- the GRIN2C gene encoding glutamate receptor ionotropic, NMDA 2C isoform X5, producing the protein MLRAGGGRRGLWARAQRPFPSICGLLGAARVHGIVFEDNVGTEAVAQILDFISSQTHVPILSISGGSAVVLTPKEPGSAFLQLGVSLEQQLQVLFKVLEEYDWSAFAVITSLHPGHALFLEGVRAVADASYLGWRLLDVLTLELGPGGTRARTQRLLRQLDAPVLVAYCSREEAEVLFAEAAQAGLVGPGHVWLVPNLALGSTDTPPAAFPVGLISVVTESWRLSLRQKVRDGVAILALGAHGYRRQYGALPTPAGDCRGHPGRISPAREAFYRHLLNVTWEGRDFSFSPGGYLVQPTMVVIALNRHRLWEMVGRWDHGILHMKYPVWPRYGASLQPVVDSRHLTVATLEERPFVIVESPDPGTGGCVPNTVPCRRQSNHTFSSGDAAPYTKLCCKGFCIDILKKLAKAVKFSYDLYLVTNGKHGKRVRGVWNGMIGEVYYKRADMAIGSLTINEERSEIVDFSVPFVETGISVMVARSNGTVSPSAFLEPYSPSVWVMMFVMCLTVVAITVFMFEYFSPVSYSQNLTSGKKSGGPSFTIGKSVWLLWALVFNNSVPIENPRGTTSKIMVLVWAFFAVIFLASYTANLAAFMIQEQYIDTVSGLSDKKFQRPHDQYPPFRFGTVPNGSTERNIRSNYRDMHTHMVKFNQRSVEDALTSLKMGAQWAHVAQTPVGPQVWCPAPRMTPGLRAQPVPRKLDAFIYDAAVLNYMAGKDEGCKLVTIGSGKVFATTGYGIAMQKDSHWKRAIDLALLQFLGDGETQKLETVWLSGICQNEKNEVMSSKLDIDNMAGVFYMLLVAMGLALLVFAWEHLVYWKLRHSVPNTSRLDFLLAFSRGIYSCFSGVQSLASPARQPSPDLTAGSAQASVLKMLQAARDMVTTAGVSSSLDRATRTIESWGGGRRAPPPPACPSARPPTPRPPPEPSTTGCGPPGWGRAALGRRASQPPGRPPTPGPSLPDVSRVSGQPAWEAPRQVRAGRFGRHLWASERRALPERPLSPERCHYSSFPRADRLRRPFLPFFPEPPEPEDLPLLGPEQLARREALLCAAWARGSRPRHASLPSSVAAVFVRPSSGPAGCARPTCGRLAQAQRMRLPSYREACQEGVWAGGPAWPHRQHTCLHAHAHLPLCWRSVCPHLPPCAKHSPWLSGACGSLGHRGRTLGLSTRYRDSGGLEEDSRVACGMHSFPRPCTWRRISSLESEV; encoded by the exons ATCTGTGGGCTTCTGGGTGCTGCCCGCGTCCATGGCATCGTCTTTGAGGACAACGTCGGCACTGAGGCCGTGGCCCAGATCCTGGACTTCATCTCCTCCCAGACCCACGTGCCTATCCTCAGCATCAGTGGGGGCTCTGCCGTGGTCCTCACCCCTAAG gaACCGGGCTCCGCCTTCCTGCAGCTGGGCGTGtccctggagcagcagctgcaggtgCTGTTCAAGGTGCTGGAGGAGTACGACTGGAGCGCGTTCGCCGTGATCACCAGCCTGCACCCGGGCCACGCGCTCTTCCTCGAGGGCGTGCGCGCCGTCGCCGACGCCAGCTACCTGGGCTGGCGGCTGCTGGACGTGCTCACGCTGGAGCTGGGCCCTGGAGGGACGCGCGCGCGCACCCAGCGCCTGCTGCGCCAGCTCGACGCCCCCGTGCTGGTGGCCTACTGCTCCCGCGAGGAGGCGGAGGTGCTCTTCGCCGAGGCGGCGCAGGCCGGCCTGGTGGGGCCCGGGCACGTGTGGCTGGTGCCCAACCTGGCGCTGGGTAGCACCGACACGCCGCCTGCCGCCTTCCCCGTGGGCCTCATCAGCGTCGTCACTGAGAGCTGGCGCCTCAGCCTGCGCCAGAAGGTCCGCGACGGCGTGGCCATCCTGGCCCTGGGCGCCCATGGCTACCGGCGCCAGTATGGCGCCCTGCCCACCCCGGCTGGGGACTGCCGCGGCCACCCCGGGCGCATCAGCCCTGCCCGGGAGGCCTTCTACAG GCATCTACTGAATGTCACATGGGAGGGCCGGGACTTCTCCTTCAGCCCTGGTGGGTACCTGGTCCAGCCCACCATGGTGGTGATCGCCCTCAACCGGCACCGCCTGTGGGAGATG GTGGGGCGCTGGGACCACGGCATCCTCCACATGAAGTACCCAGTGTGGCCTCGCTACGGTGCCTCCTTGCAGCCCGTGGTGGACAGCCGACATCTGACAGTGGCCACGCTGGAAGAGCGACCCTTTGTCATCGTGGAGAGCCCTGACCCTGGCACAGGTGGCTGCGTGCCCAACACCGTGCCCTGCCGCCGGCAGAGCAACCACACCTTCAG CAGTGGTGACGCGGCCCCTTACACCAAGCTTTGCTGTAAGGGCTTCTGCATCGACATCCTCAAGAAGCTGGCCAAAGCGGTCAAGTTCTCCTATGACCTGTACCTGGTGACCAATGGCAAACACGGCAAGAGGGTGCGCGGCGTGTGGAACGGCATGATTGGGGAG GTGTACTACAAGCGGGCAGACATGGCCATCGGCTCCCTCACCATCAACGAGGAGCGCTCCGAGATCGTGGACTTCTCTGTGCCCTTTGTGGAGACAGGCATCAGCGTGATGGTGGCTCGCAGCAACGGCACCGTCTCCCCATCGGCCTTCCTGG AGCCCTACAGCCCCTCGGTGTGGGTGATGATGTTTGTCATGTGCCTCACCGTGGTGGCCATCACTGTCTTCATGTTTGAGTACTTCAGCCCTGTCAGCTACAGCCAGAACCTCACCAGTGGCAAGA AATCTGGGGGCCCGTCTTTCACCATCGGCAAGTCTGTGTGGCTGCTGTGGGCACTGGTCTTCAACAACTCGGTGCCCATCGAGAACCCCCGGGGCACCACCAGCAAGATCATGGTCCTGGTCTGGGCCTTCTTCGCCGTCATCTTCCTCGCCAGCTACACCGCCAACCTGGCCGCCTTCATGATCCAGGAGCAGTACATCGACACTGTGTCTGGCCTCAGTGATAAGAAG TTTCAGCGGCCTCATGATCAGTACCCACCTTTCCGCTTTGGCACGGTGCCCAACGGCAGCACGGAGCGGAACATCCGCAGCAACTACCGGGACATGCACACCCACATGGTCAAGTTCAACCAGCGCTCAGTGGAGGATGCGCTTACCAGCCTCAAGATGGG TGCCCAGTGGGCTCACGTGGCCCAGACCCCTGTCGGGCCCCAGGTTTGGTGCCCTGCACCCCGTATGACCCCTGGCCTGAGGGCTCAGCCTGTCCCCAGGAAGCTGGATGCCTTCATCTACGATGCCGCCGTCCTCAACTACATGGCGGGCAAGGACGAGGGCTGCAAGCTGGTCACCATTGGCTCTGGCAAGGTCTTTGCCACCACCGGCTATGGCATCGCCATGCAGAAGGACTCCCACTGGAAGCGGGCCATAGACCTGGCGCTCCTGCAGTTCCTGGGGGACG gggaGACTCAGAAGCTGGAGACGGTGTGGCTCTCTGGGATCTGCCAGAATGAGAAGAATGAGGTCATGAGCAGTAAGCTGGACATCGACAACATGGCCGGCGTCTTCTACATGCTGCTTGTGGCCATGGGGCTGGCCCTGCTGGTCTTCGCCTGGGAACACCTGGTCTACTGGAAGCTGCGCCACTCGGTGCCCAACACATCCCGGCTGGACTTCCTGCTGGCTTTCAGCAGG ggcaTCTACAGCTGCTTCAGCGGGGTGCAGAGCCTGGCCAGCCCCGCGAGGCAGCCCAGCCCAGACCTCACGGCCGGCTCGGCCCAGGCCAGCGTGCTCAAGATGCTGCAGGCGGCGCGAGACATGGTGACCACGGCAGGCGTGAGCAGCTCCCTGGACCGCGCCACGCGCACCATCGAGAGCTGGGGGGGCGGCCGCCGTGCGCCCCCGCCACCCGCCTGCCCCAGTGCGCGGCCGCCCACCCCCAGACCGCCCCCCGAGCCGAGCACCACGGGCTGCGGGCCGCCAGGCTGGGGCCGCGCCGCGCTGGGGCGCAGGGCCTCGCAGCCCCCGGGCCGTCCCCCGACGCCCGGGCCCTCCCTGCCCGACGTCTCACGGGTGTCGGGCCAGCCGGCCTGGGAGGCACCTCGGCAGGTGCGGGCGGGGCGCTTCGGGCGGCACCTCTGGGCTTCCGAGCGGCGCGCGCTCCCAGAGCGACCCCTGTCGCCCGAGCGCTGCCACTACAGCTCCTTCCCTCGAGCAGACCGGTTGAGGCGTCCCTTCCTCCCGTTCTTCCCGGAGCCCCCAGAGCCCGAGGACCTGCCGCTGCTCGGGCCGGAGCAGCTGGCCCGGCGGGAGGCCCTCCTGTGCGCGGCCTGGGCCCGGGGGTCGCGCCCACGCCACGCTTCTCTTCCCAGCTCGGTGGCCGCGGTCTTTGTTCGGCCCAGCTCGGGGCCCGCCGGGTGTGCCCGACCCACCTGCGGGCGGTTGGCGCAGGCGCAGCGGATGAGGCTGCCGTCCTACCGGGAGGCCTGCCAGGAGGGGGTGTGGGCAGGGGGCCCCGCCTGGCCGCACAGACAGCACACCTGCCTCCATGCCCATGCCCACCTGCCGCTTTGCTGGAGGTCTGtctgccctcacctcccaccctgtGCCAAACACAGCCCCTGGCTCTCTGGGGCTTGCGGATCTCTGGGGCACAGGGGCAGGACCCTGGGGCTGAGCACACGCTACAGGGACAGTGGGGGGCTGGAAGAGGACAGCAGGGTGGCTTGTGGGATGCACAGCTTCCCCCGACCTTGCACCTGGAGGAGGATCTCCAGCTTGGAGTCAGAAGTGTGA
- the GRIN2C gene encoding glutamate receptor ionotropic, NMDA 2C isoform X4 gives MLRAGGGRRGLWARAQRPFPSDPPVDMGGALGPALLLTSLLGAWAGPGPGQGEQAVTVAVVFGSLGPSQAQARIRLTPQSFLDLPLEIQPLTVGVNNTNPSSLLTQICGLLGAARVHGIVFEDNVGTEAVAQILDFISSQTHVPILSISGGSAVVLTPKEPGSAFLQLGVSLEQQLQVLFKVLEEYDWSAFAVITSLHPGHALFLEGVRAVADASYLGWRLLDVLTLELGPGGTRARTQRLLRQLDAPVLVAYCSREEAEVLFAEAAQAGLVGPGHVWLVPNLALGSTDTPPAAFPVGLISVVTESWRLSLRQKVRDGVAILALGAHGYRRQYGALPTPAGDCRGHPGRISPAREAFYRHLLNVTWEGRDFSFSPGGYLVQPTMVVIALNRHRLWEMVGRWDHGILHMKYPVWPRYGASLQPVVDSRHLTVATLEERPFVIVESPDPGTGGCVPNTVPCRRQSNHTFSGDAAPYTKLCCKGFCIDILKKLAKAVKFSYDLYLVTNGKHGKRVRGVWNGMIGEVYYKRADMAIGSLTINEERSEIVDFSVPFVETGISVMVARSNGTVSPSAFLEPYSPSVWVMMFVMCLTVVAITVFMFEYFSPVSYSQNLTSGKKSGGPSFTIGKSVWLLWALVFNNSVPIENPRGTTSKIMVLVWAFFAVIFLASYTANLAAFMIQEQYIDTVSGLSDKKFQRPHDQYPPFRFGTVPNGSTERNIRSNYRDMHTHMVKFNQRSVEDALTSLKMGKLDAFIYDAAVLNYMAGKDEGCKLVTIGSGKVFATTGYGIAMQKDSHWKRAIDLALLQFLGDGETQKLETVWLSGICQNEKNEVMSSKLDIDNMAGVFYMLLVAMGLALLVFAWEHLVYWKLRHSVPNTSRLDFLLAFSRGIYSCFSGVQSLASPARQPSPDLTAGSAQASVLKMLQAARDMVTTAGVSSSLDRATRTIESWGGGRRAPPPPACPSARPPTPRPPPEPSTTGCGPPGWGRAALGRRASQPPGRPPTPGPSLPDVSRVSGQPAWEAPRQVRAGRFGRHLWASERRALPERPLSPERCHYSSFPRADRLRRPFLPFFPEPPEPEDLPLLGPEQLARREALLCAAWARGSRPRHASLPSSVAAVFVRPSSGPAGCARPTCGRLAQAQRMRLPSYREACQEGVWAGGPAWPHRQHTCLHAHAHLPLCWRSVCPHLPPCAKHSPWLSGACGSLGHRGRTLGLSTRYRDSGGLEEDSRVACGMHSFPRPCTWRRISSLESEV, from the exons GACCCTCCGGTGGACatgggtggggccctggggccagccTTGCTGCTTACCTCACTCCTTGGTGCCTGGGCAGGGCCGGGCCCTGGGCAGGGTGAGCAGGCTGTGACAGTGGCCGTGGTGTTTGGCAGCTTGGGGCCATCGCAGGCCCAGGCCCGTATCCGCCTCACCCCCCAGAGCTTCCTGGACCTGCCCCTGGAGATCCAACCACTCACCGTGGGGGTCAACAACACCAACCCCAGTAGTCTTCTCACCCAGATCTGTGGGCTTCTGGGTGCTGCCCGCGTCCATGGCATCGTCTTTGAGGACAACGTCGGCACTGAGGCCGTGGCCCAGATCCTGGACTTCATCTCCTCCCAGACCCACGTGCCTATCCTCAGCATCAGTGGGGGCTCTGCCGTGGTCCTCACCCCTAAG gaACCGGGCTCCGCCTTCCTGCAGCTGGGCGTGtccctggagcagcagctgcaggtgCTGTTCAAGGTGCTGGAGGAGTACGACTGGAGCGCGTTCGCCGTGATCACCAGCCTGCACCCGGGCCACGCGCTCTTCCTCGAGGGCGTGCGCGCCGTCGCCGACGCCAGCTACCTGGGCTGGCGGCTGCTGGACGTGCTCACGCTGGAGCTGGGCCCTGGAGGGACGCGCGCGCGCACCCAGCGCCTGCTGCGCCAGCTCGACGCCCCCGTGCTGGTGGCCTACTGCTCCCGCGAGGAGGCGGAGGTGCTCTTCGCCGAGGCGGCGCAGGCCGGCCTGGTGGGGCCCGGGCACGTGTGGCTGGTGCCCAACCTGGCGCTGGGTAGCACCGACACGCCGCCTGCCGCCTTCCCCGTGGGCCTCATCAGCGTCGTCACTGAGAGCTGGCGCCTCAGCCTGCGCCAGAAGGTCCGCGACGGCGTGGCCATCCTGGCCCTGGGCGCCCATGGCTACCGGCGCCAGTATGGCGCCCTGCCCACCCCGGCTGGGGACTGCCGCGGCCACCCCGGGCGCATCAGCCCTGCCCGGGAGGCCTTCTACAG GCATCTACTGAATGTCACATGGGAGGGCCGGGACTTCTCCTTCAGCCCTGGTGGGTACCTGGTCCAGCCCACCATGGTGGTGATCGCCCTCAACCGGCACCGCCTGTGGGAGATG GTGGGGCGCTGGGACCACGGCATCCTCCACATGAAGTACCCAGTGTGGCCTCGCTACGGTGCCTCCTTGCAGCCCGTGGTGGACAGCCGACATCTGACAGTGGCCACGCTGGAAGAGCGACCCTTTGTCATCGTGGAGAGCCCTGACCCTGGCACAGGTGGCTGCGTGCCCAACACCGTGCCCTGCCGCCGGCAGAGCAACCACACCTTCAG TGGTGACGCGGCCCCTTACACCAAGCTTTGCTGTAAGGGCTTCTGCATCGACATCCTCAAGAAGCTGGCCAAAGCGGTCAAGTTCTCCTATGACCTGTACCTGGTGACCAATGGCAAACACGGCAAGAGGGTGCGCGGCGTGTGGAACGGCATGATTGGGGAG GTGTACTACAAGCGGGCAGACATGGCCATCGGCTCCCTCACCATCAACGAGGAGCGCTCCGAGATCGTGGACTTCTCTGTGCCCTTTGTGGAGACAGGCATCAGCGTGATGGTGGCTCGCAGCAACGGCACCGTCTCCCCATCGGCCTTCCTGG AGCCCTACAGCCCCTCGGTGTGGGTGATGATGTTTGTCATGTGCCTCACCGTGGTGGCCATCACTGTCTTCATGTTTGAGTACTTCAGCCCTGTCAGCTACAGCCAGAACCTCACCAGTGGCAAGA AATCTGGGGGCCCGTCTTTCACCATCGGCAAGTCTGTGTGGCTGCTGTGGGCACTGGTCTTCAACAACTCGGTGCCCATCGAGAACCCCCGGGGCACCACCAGCAAGATCATGGTCCTGGTCTGGGCCTTCTTCGCCGTCATCTTCCTCGCCAGCTACACCGCCAACCTGGCCGCCTTCATGATCCAGGAGCAGTACATCGACACTGTGTCTGGCCTCAGTGATAAGAAG TTTCAGCGGCCTCATGATCAGTACCCACCTTTCCGCTTTGGCACGGTGCCCAACGGCAGCACGGAGCGGAACATCCGCAGCAACTACCGGGACATGCACACCCACATGGTCAAGTTCAACCAGCGCTCAGTGGAGGATGCGCTTACCAGCCTCAAGATGGG GAAGCTGGATGCCTTCATCTACGATGCCGCCGTCCTCAACTACATGGCGGGCAAGGACGAGGGCTGCAAGCTGGTCACCATTGGCTCTGGCAAGGTCTTTGCCACCACCGGCTATGGCATCGCCATGCAGAAGGACTCCCACTGGAAGCGGGCCATAGACCTGGCGCTCCTGCAGTTCCTGGGGGACG gggaGACTCAGAAGCTGGAGACGGTGTGGCTCTCTGGGATCTGCCAGAATGAGAAGAATGAGGTCATGAGCAGTAAGCTGGACATCGACAACATGGCCGGCGTCTTCTACATGCTGCTTGTGGCCATGGGGCTGGCCCTGCTGGTCTTCGCCTGGGAACACCTGGTCTACTGGAAGCTGCGCCACTCGGTGCCCAACACATCCCGGCTGGACTTCCTGCTGGCTTTCAGCAGG ggcaTCTACAGCTGCTTCAGCGGGGTGCAGAGCCTGGCCAGCCCCGCGAGGCAGCCCAGCCCAGACCTCACGGCCGGCTCGGCCCAGGCCAGCGTGCTCAAGATGCTGCAGGCGGCGCGAGACATGGTGACCACGGCAGGCGTGAGCAGCTCCCTGGACCGCGCCACGCGCACCATCGAGAGCTGGGGGGGCGGCCGCCGTGCGCCCCCGCCACCCGCCTGCCCCAGTGCGCGGCCGCCCACCCCCAGACCGCCCCCCGAGCCGAGCACCACGGGCTGCGGGCCGCCAGGCTGGGGCCGCGCCGCGCTGGGGCGCAGGGCCTCGCAGCCCCCGGGCCGTCCCCCGACGCCCGGGCCCTCCCTGCCCGACGTCTCACGGGTGTCGGGCCAGCCGGCCTGGGAGGCACCTCGGCAGGTGCGGGCGGGGCGCTTCGGGCGGCACCTCTGGGCTTCCGAGCGGCGCGCGCTCCCAGAGCGACCCCTGTCGCCCGAGCGCTGCCACTACAGCTCCTTCCCTCGAGCAGACCGGTTGAGGCGTCCCTTCCTCCCGTTCTTCCCGGAGCCCCCAGAGCCCGAGGACCTGCCGCTGCTCGGGCCGGAGCAGCTGGCCCGGCGGGAGGCCCTCCTGTGCGCGGCCTGGGCCCGGGGGTCGCGCCCACGCCACGCTTCTCTTCCCAGCTCGGTGGCCGCGGTCTTTGTTCGGCCCAGCTCGGGGCCCGCCGGGTGTGCCCGACCCACCTGCGGGCGGTTGGCGCAGGCGCAGCGGATGAGGCTGCCGTCCTACCGGGAGGCCTGCCAGGAGGGGGTGTGGGCAGGGGGCCCCGCCTGGCCGCACAGACAGCACACCTGCCTCCATGCCCATGCCCACCTGCCGCTTTGCTGGAGGTCTGtctgccctcacctcccaccctgtGCCAAACACAGCCCCTGGCTCTCTGGGGCTTGCGGATCTCTGGGGCACAGGGGCAGGACCCTGGGGCTGAGCACACGCTACAGGGACAGTGGGGGGCTGGAAGAGGACAGCAGGGTGGCTTGTGGGATGCACAGCTTCCCCCGACCTTGCACCTGGAGGAGGATCTCCAGCTTGGAGTCAGAAGTGTGA
- the GRIN2C gene encoding glutamate receptor ionotropic, NMDA 2C isoform X2: protein MLRAGGGRRGLWARAQRPFPSDPPVDMGGALGPALLLTSLLGAWAGPGPGQGEQAVTVAVVFGSLGPSQAQARIRLTPQSFLDLPLEIQPLTVGVNNTNPSSLLTQICGLLGAARVHGIVFEDNVGTEAVAQILDFISSQTHVPILSISGGSAVVLTPKEPGSAFLQLGVSLEQQLQVLFKVLEEYDWSAFAVITSLHPGHALFLEGVRAVADASYLGWRLLDVLTLELGPGGTRARTQRLLRQLDAPVLVAYCSREEAEVLFAEAAQAGLVGPGHVWLVPNLALGSTDTPPAAFPVGLISVVTESWRLSLRQKVRDGVAILALGAHGYRRQYGALPTPAGDCRGHPGRISPAREAFYRHLLNVTWEGRDFSFSPGGYLVQPTMVVIALNRHRLWEMVGRWDHGILHMKYPVWPRYGASLQPVVDSRHLTVATLEERPFVIVESPDPGTGGCVPNTVPCRRQSNHTFSGDAAPYTKLCCKGFCIDILKKLAKAVKFSYDLYLVTNGKHGKRVRGVWNGMIGEVYYKRADMAIGSLTINEERSEIVDFSVPFVETGISVMVARSNGTVSPSAFLEPYSPSVWVMMFVMCLTVVAITVFMFEYFSPVSYSQNLTSGKKSGGPSFTIGKSVWLLWALVFNNSVPIENPRGTTSKIMVLVWAFFAVIFLASYTANLAAFMIQEQYIDTVSGLSDKKFQRPHDQYPPFRFGTVPNGSTERNIRSNYRDMHTHMVKFNQRSVEDALTSLKMGAQWAHVAQTPVGPQVWCPAPRMTPGLRAQPVPRKLDAFIYDAAVLNYMAGKDEGCKLVTIGSGKVFATTGYGIAMQKDSHWKRAIDLALLQFLGDGETQKLETVWLSGICQNEKNEVMSSKLDIDNMAGVFYMLLVAMGLALLVFAWEHLVYWKLRHSVPNTSRLDFLLAFSRGIYSCFSGVQSLASPARQPSPDLTAGSAQASVLKMLQAARDMVTTAGVSSSLDRATRTIESWGGGRRAPPPPACPSARPPTPRPPPEPSTTGCGPPGWGRAALGRRASQPPGRPPTPGPSLPDVSRVSGQPAWEAPRQVRAGRFGRHLWASERRALPERPLSPERCHYSSFPRADRLRRPFLPFFPEPPEPEDLPLLGPEQLARREALLCAAWARGSRPRHASLPSSVAAVFVRPSSGPAGCARPTCGRLAQAQRMRLPSYREACQEGVWAGGPAWPHRQHTCLHAHAHLPLCWRSVCPHLPPCAKHSPWLSGACGSLGHRGRTLGLSTRYRDSGGLEEDSRVACGMHSFPRPCTWRRISSLESEV, encoded by the exons GACCCTCCGGTGGACatgggtggggccctggggccagccTTGCTGCTTACCTCACTCCTTGGTGCCTGGGCAGGGCCGGGCCCTGGGCAGGGTGAGCAGGCTGTGACAGTGGCCGTGGTGTTTGGCAGCTTGGGGCCATCGCAGGCCCAGGCCCGTATCCGCCTCACCCCCCAGAGCTTCCTGGACCTGCCCCTGGAGATCCAACCACTCACCGTGGGGGTCAACAACACCAACCCCAGTAGTCTTCTCACCCAGATCTGTGGGCTTCTGGGTGCTGCCCGCGTCCATGGCATCGTCTTTGAGGACAACGTCGGCACTGAGGCCGTGGCCCAGATCCTGGACTTCATCTCCTCCCAGACCCACGTGCCTATCCTCAGCATCAGTGGGGGCTCTGCCGTGGTCCTCACCCCTAAG gaACCGGGCTCCGCCTTCCTGCAGCTGGGCGTGtccctggagcagcagctgcaggtgCTGTTCAAGGTGCTGGAGGAGTACGACTGGAGCGCGTTCGCCGTGATCACCAGCCTGCACCCGGGCCACGCGCTCTTCCTCGAGGGCGTGCGCGCCGTCGCCGACGCCAGCTACCTGGGCTGGCGGCTGCTGGACGTGCTCACGCTGGAGCTGGGCCCTGGAGGGACGCGCGCGCGCACCCAGCGCCTGCTGCGCCAGCTCGACGCCCCCGTGCTGGTGGCCTACTGCTCCCGCGAGGAGGCGGAGGTGCTCTTCGCCGAGGCGGCGCAGGCCGGCCTGGTGGGGCCCGGGCACGTGTGGCTGGTGCCCAACCTGGCGCTGGGTAGCACCGACACGCCGCCTGCCGCCTTCCCCGTGGGCCTCATCAGCGTCGTCACTGAGAGCTGGCGCCTCAGCCTGCGCCAGAAGGTCCGCGACGGCGTGGCCATCCTGGCCCTGGGCGCCCATGGCTACCGGCGCCAGTATGGCGCCCTGCCCACCCCGGCTGGGGACTGCCGCGGCCACCCCGGGCGCATCAGCCCTGCCCGGGAGGCCTTCTACAG GCATCTACTGAATGTCACATGGGAGGGCCGGGACTTCTCCTTCAGCCCTGGTGGGTACCTGGTCCAGCCCACCATGGTGGTGATCGCCCTCAACCGGCACCGCCTGTGGGAGATG GTGGGGCGCTGGGACCACGGCATCCTCCACATGAAGTACCCAGTGTGGCCTCGCTACGGTGCCTCCTTGCAGCCCGTGGTGGACAGCCGACATCTGACAGTGGCCACGCTGGAAGAGCGACCCTTTGTCATCGTGGAGAGCCCTGACCCTGGCACAGGTGGCTGCGTGCCCAACACCGTGCCCTGCCGCCGGCAGAGCAACCACACCTTCAG TGGTGACGCGGCCCCTTACACCAAGCTTTGCTGTAAGGGCTTCTGCATCGACATCCTCAAGAAGCTGGCCAAAGCGGTCAAGTTCTCCTATGACCTGTACCTGGTGACCAATGGCAAACACGGCAAGAGGGTGCGCGGCGTGTGGAACGGCATGATTGGGGAG GTGTACTACAAGCGGGCAGACATGGCCATCGGCTCCCTCACCATCAACGAGGAGCGCTCCGAGATCGTGGACTTCTCTGTGCCCTTTGTGGAGACAGGCATCAGCGTGATGGTGGCTCGCAGCAACGGCACCGTCTCCCCATCGGCCTTCCTGG AGCCCTACAGCCCCTCGGTGTGGGTGATGATGTTTGTCATGTGCCTCACCGTGGTGGCCATCACTGTCTTCATGTTTGAGTACTTCAGCCCTGTCAGCTACAGCCAGAACCTCACCAGTGGCAAGA AATCTGGGGGCCCGTCTTTCACCATCGGCAAGTCTGTGTGGCTGCTGTGGGCACTGGTCTTCAACAACTCGGTGCCCATCGAGAACCCCCGGGGCACCACCAGCAAGATCATGGTCCTGGTCTGGGCCTTCTTCGCCGTCATCTTCCTCGCCAGCTACACCGCCAACCTGGCCGCCTTCATGATCCAGGAGCAGTACATCGACACTGTGTCTGGCCTCAGTGATAAGAAG TTTCAGCGGCCTCATGATCAGTACCCACCTTTCCGCTTTGGCACGGTGCCCAACGGCAGCACGGAGCGGAACATCCGCAGCAACTACCGGGACATGCACACCCACATGGTCAAGTTCAACCAGCGCTCAGTGGAGGATGCGCTTACCAGCCTCAAGATGGG TGCCCAGTGGGCTCACGTGGCCCAGACCCCTGTCGGGCCCCAGGTTTGGTGCCCTGCACCCCGTATGACCCCTGGCCTGAGGGCTCAGCCTGTCCCCAGGAAGCTGGATGCCTTCATCTACGATGCCGCCGTCCTCAACTACATGGCGGGCAAGGACGAGGGCTGCAAGCTGGTCACCATTGGCTCTGGCAAGGTCTTTGCCACCACCGGCTATGGCATCGCCATGCAGAAGGACTCCCACTGGAAGCGGGCCATAGACCTGGCGCTCCTGCAGTTCCTGGGGGACG gggaGACTCAGAAGCTGGAGACGGTGTGGCTCTCTGGGATCTGCCAGAATGAGAAGAATGAGGTCATGAGCAGTAAGCTGGACATCGACAACATGGCCGGCGTCTTCTACATGCTGCTTGTGGCCATGGGGCTGGCCCTGCTGGTCTTCGCCTGGGAACACCTGGTCTACTGGAAGCTGCGCCACTCGGTGCCCAACACATCCCGGCTGGACTTCCTGCTGGCTTTCAGCAGG ggcaTCTACAGCTGCTTCAGCGGGGTGCAGAGCCTGGCCAGCCCCGCGAGGCAGCCCAGCCCAGACCTCACGGCCGGCTCGGCCCAGGCCAGCGTGCTCAAGATGCTGCAGGCGGCGCGAGACATGGTGACCACGGCAGGCGTGAGCAGCTCCCTGGACCGCGCCACGCGCACCATCGAGAGCTGGGGGGGCGGCCGCCGTGCGCCCCCGCCACCCGCCTGCCCCAGTGCGCGGCCGCCCACCCCCAGACCGCCCCCCGAGCCGAGCACCACGGGCTGCGGGCCGCCAGGCTGGGGCCGCGCCGCGCTGGGGCGCAGGGCCTCGCAGCCCCCGGGCCGTCCCCCGACGCCCGGGCCCTCCCTGCCCGACGTCTCACGGGTGTCGGGCCAGCCGGCCTGGGAGGCACCTCGGCAGGTGCGGGCGGGGCGCTTCGGGCGGCACCTCTGGGCTTCCGAGCGGCGCGCGCTCCCAGAGCGACCCCTGTCGCCCGAGCGCTGCCACTACAGCTCCTTCCCTCGAGCAGACCGGTTGAGGCGTCCCTTCCTCCCGTTCTTCCCGGAGCCCCCAGAGCCCGAGGACCTGCCGCTGCTCGGGCCGGAGCAGCTGGCCCGGCGGGAGGCCCTCCTGTGCGCGGCCTGGGCCCGGGGGTCGCGCCCACGCCACGCTTCTCTTCCCAGCTCGGTGGCCGCGGTCTTTGTTCGGCCCAGCTCGGGGCCCGCCGGGTGTGCCCGACCCACCTGCGGGCGGTTGGCGCAGGCGCAGCGGATGAGGCTGCCGTCCTACCGGGAGGCCTGCCAGGAGGGGGTGTGGGCAGGGGGCCCCGCCTGGCCGCACAGACAGCACACCTGCCTCCATGCCCATGCCCACCTGCCGCTTTGCTGGAGGTCTGtctgccctcacctcccaccctgtGCCAAACACAGCCCCTGGCTCTCTGGGGCTTGCGGATCTCTGGGGCACAGGGGCAGGACCCTGGGGCTGAGCACACGCTACAGGGACAGTGGGGGGCTGGAAGAGGACAGCAGGGTGGCTTGTGGGATGCACAGCTTCCCCCGACCTTGCACCTGGAGGAGGATCTCCAGCTTGGAGTCAGAAGTGTGA